One Skermanella pratensis genomic window, AACGAGAAGGCCCGGCGCCAGTTGCTGACGGACCTGTCCAACATGAAGGTGGTCGAGGTGGCGTGATCAGGGATCGGGGTCGATGGGGTAGGAGTGGTCGGCCACCCAGTCGCGGAACCTGTCTTCCGACAGCGCGCCGGCGGCGAGATCCAGGATCCTGTCGGCCGCTTCGCGCTCGGTCGCGTCGAGTTCGAACCCGTTCAGGCCGAGCGTGACGCCGAGCGCCGCGAAGGCCGCCCGCTTGTTGCCGTCCACGAAAGGATGGCTCCGGCATATGCTGACGCACAATGCCGCCGCCAGATCGAAGATCGTCAACTTGTCGTCAACGTCGGCGTTGGGTTGGAAAGGGCGGGCCAGCGATGCCTCCAGCGCTCCGGGATCGCGCAATCCCGGAGCCCCGCCATGCTCCGCCAGCAATTCGCCATGAAGGTCGAGGAGCGCCTGCAAAGGCGGGTTCAGGAAACGCCTGCCCTGGATCGTCGCTTCTTCGACGACCAAGTTCATTTCGGCCGGGCTCATTTCGGCCGGGCTCATTTTGAAAGGATCGCCATGGTGCGGCGATAGCGTGCCGCGAACCGCCGTCCGATCTCCATCGCCTGATTGTAACCGTCATCCGCCTTGGTGATCTCGATCTTTCCATCCCGGACTTCGACCGCGACCTCGTCGCCTCGGCTCAGCCCGGCCGAGGCAAGCACGTCGCGGGGCACGGTCAGGCCGGTCGAATTGCCGATCTTGGTCAGTTTGGTGGTGTGCATGGTGGCCTCGCCTCTGTGACTGTCCAATTATGTAATAACGTCCGTTATTACATCAGGGAGAATTCACGGCGATTGGGCCTGATAGCCATTGCCCAACGAAAACGGGGCGGTGGCTCGCACCACCGCCCCGGTTCCGAAGCCTCCAGGAACTTCCCAAGCCCGCGAGGGCCGGGCGGTTCTTAGAAGTTCAGGCGGGTGCTGATCAGCCACACGAAGCCTTCGTTGCTCGTCTTGGCGGAGTTCTTCCCGGCGGTCAGGAGCCGGGTCTCGTCATCGATGAACATCACGTCGGACTGCAGCAGCATGCCGGGGGCGACGGTGTAGACTCCGCCCACGCCATAGGCTTTGTACTCGGACCAGTTCGTTCCGCGAACGCCGTCGTTTTCCATGTAGGTGCCGCTGATCGCGATCGGGCCGGTGGTGTAGCCGAGACCGACATGCCAGACGCTCTGGTCACCGAAAGAATCGATATTGGCCCTGGTCAAAGCATTGCCGGTCGTCATGTTCGCCTTGTCATTGTCGGCGTAACCGCCGCCGAAAGCGAAACCGGCGTACTTCACCTGTCCACCGGCATACAGAGCGGTATAGTCCTGCGCGCCCTGTACGCCAGCGTTGGAGTTGCCTGCGGCGGTGCTTCCGGTGAAGGCCAGGGCGACGCCGACACCGCTGAAATCGCCGGTATAGTTGACGCCGAACTCGACCAAGTCCTTGTAGTTGGTGATCTGCTTGGCCGTCACGACGGACTGGCCCTCGTTGCCGTTCTGCGGGGTATAGCTGACGCCGCCCTGGAAGCCCGCGACGCGCGGGGTTAGGTACATGACCTTGGTCGCATCGCTCGAGTCGAAGGCGTAGTAGCCGCCATTCGGCTGACCGGTGATGAAATCGGAATAGTCACCATCGATCTGGCCGACGCCATAGATGGGAGCGACGATGACCAGGGTATCGCTCGCGCCATCGAAGTCGCCCAGCTCGATCCGGCCCCAGGAGCCGCCGAGATAGACCGAAGCCTCGTCGGTGGTGATGCCGTTCGAATTGGGCGGGTTCGTGCCGGAAATGCCGGTGTTCTGAAGCTCGATCTTGGCACCGTACAGCAGACCGTTGTCGGCCTTGCCGTCCGCCCTGATCAGGATCTCGGTCTCGATCTGGAAATCGCGTTCCGACGAGTTGTTGACGGCGTCCTCATCGAAGGTCGCGGCGAAGAATTCGGTGTAGCCGCCCAGGGTGACCTTGATCTGGGCGTTGGCGGCGGAAGCGAAACCGGCGACGGCGGCGAGCGCGGTGGTGGCGAGGAGGATGTTCCTCATTGTTTTGACTCCCTCTAAAGACCTTTGGGCTACCCAATCTATCGGGCATGCGATTTTGGATAAGCCTTTAGGGGTAATTCATGCAATCCACTATCACCATCTGCCGTGTAGAAGCGCCCACACTGTGACGCGATAGACACATTGCCGCTTTCGGACCTCCCGGAATCGGAACGGCGGCATCCGGGGATGCCGCCGTTCCTGCGTAGGTGAAGCCGGTGCGGATGCCGCCGGTATCAGAAGTCCAGGCGGGTACCGACCACGAAGACGTAGCCGTCGTTGCTGCCCTTGACCGTGGCGCCGCGGGTGCCGGTCAGGACATCGTCCTCGAAGAAGGTGACTTCGGTCTCCAGGATCATGCCGGGGGCCAGGGCATAGGTGGCGCCCACGCTGAAGGCTTGATAGTCGTCGCTATAGTCGGTCGAACCGCCGTACGCCCCGGTATAGCCCTCGGCGTTCAGGTAGCTGGCAGCGACTGCAAACGGGCCGACGGTGTAGCTGCCGCCGACATGCCAGGCGGTCTGGTCGTCGTCGATCGCGCCCGTGGTCGGCAGCAGGAAATCGCCCGCATCGACATAGCCGCCGCCGAAGGCGAAGCCGCCGAAGGTGAACTGGGCGCCCAGGTTCCAGGCGGTGAAATCCTCCACGTCGCTGGTGCTGCCGCTCGACGCCGTGGTCAGGGTGGCGCCGAGCGCCACGCCCAAGCCCCCGAACTCGCCCGTGTAGTTGACGCCGAACTCGCCAATATCCTTGTAGGTGCTGAAATTCTTCCGTAGAACGACGTTCTGCCCCTCGCTGTCGCTTTCCGGCGTGTAGCTGGCGCCGGCCTGAAAGCCCGCGATCCGCGGCGTCAAGTACATGATCTTGGTCACGTCGCCGCTGTTGGGGATGTGCATGCCGAAGTTCGGCTGGCCGCCCGCGAAGTCGACATAGTCGCCGTCGATCTGCTCCACGCCGACCACGGGAGCATAGATCTTCAGGGTATCGGACGCGCCGTCGAAGTCGCCCAGTTCCAGCCGGCCCCAAGTGCCGCCCAGGTAGACCGAAGCCTCATCGATGGTGACGCCGGTGGTGTTGGTCGTGTCGGAAATACCGGTGTTCTGCAACTCGATCTTGGCGCCGTACAGCAGGCCGTTGTCGGCCTTGCCGTCCGCCTTGACCACGATCTCGGCTTCGAACTGGAACTCCCGGCTGGTGCGGTCGGAGCCCGTGTCGTCGTCGTAGGTCGCGGCGAAGAACTCGGTGTAGCCGCCGAGCGTGACGGTAACTTGCGCCTGGGCTTGCGCGGCGAACGCGCAAACGGCTGCGGTGGCGGTCGTGGCGAGAAGGAACTTGCGCATCTGTTTTCCCCGTAATGACTTCTGGTCTATCGACCGTTCGGCCTATTGTTGTGATTTTCGGGGTATGAGTCGCAAATGCTTTCTATTGCGATGCGATAGACAACCTGAGACCGTAACAAATTTGCCACTTATGTGGTAATCAGAACGGTGAGGAACGCTTATGGAACTTGGCGGCTGGGTGTACATGATGGCGAACCGGCCGGACGGAACTCTCTATGTCGGCGTCACTGCCGATCTTGCCCGGCGCGCTTACGAGCACCGCAAACGAACGTCTAACCGCTTCACCAAGCGCTACAACGTACAGCGTCTGGTGTGGCTCGAGCGGTACGACGACATCCGCTTGGCGATCCAGCGCGAAAAGAACATCAAGCACTGGCCACGGGCGTGGAAGGTGGCGCTGATCGTCGTCGCGAATCCGGAGTGGAGGGACCTGTACGAGGACCTGATGAAGTGACTGTCGCTTCTCCTTTTTGCCAGGGCCTCCGCTCCCCCTCCCCGTCATGACCGGGCTTGACCCGGTCATCGCCCGGCGTTCGGAAGGGGCGGAAGGGCCGCAGCCCTTCTGAGCACGCCGATTGACCGATCGCTTGCGCTCGCACACGCCTATGGTCTAATTTCCGGCGCCCGAACCGCAGAGATGTCAGACAAAATGGCCCGATTTCCGCTTCCCAACGTTCAGATGCGCAACACCCAGGGGGCGCCGACCCGGCGCAAGTCGGCCGCAGCCCTGCTGGGCGTGCTCGGCGCGACGCTGCTGCTGAGCGGTTGCGGCGGCGTCCAGCCGGAAGCCAAGTTCCCCGACCCGGACGAGGACAAGCGGTACCGCTACGGCAGCCTGCTGGGCGGCGAGGGCGGGTTCACGTTGCTCGGCCCGCGCCGCGCCGAGTCGGGGCCGCAGGACGGCCAGGGCATCGGCGTCAACAGCTATCTGTGGCGCGCCTCGCTCGACACGCTGGCCTTCATGCCGATCGCCTCGGCCGATCCGTTCGGCGGCGTGATCCTGACCGACTGGTATTCCCCGCCGGAAACACCGAACGAGCGGTTCAAGGTCAACCTCTACATCCTCGACCGGCAGCTTCGCGCCGACGGGGTGCGGGTCAGCGTCTTCCGGCAGCAGCGCGCCGGCACAGGGCCGAACGGCGGGGAATGGCGGGACTCCGGCGTCAGCACCGAGACGGCAAGCCGGCTGGAGGACACCATCCTGACGCGCGCCCGCCAGATCCGGATCGCGCAGACCGCCGACAGCCGTTAGGCCTCCCGCGCGGCGGGAATTTTCCGGGCTCCGGCGGGAACGATCGGCCGGGGCCGACGATAGACGATGGTGCATTGGTGATGTGTCGCCCGCCCGGCTTGGGCACTGGGGCGCGGTGAGGAATGGTTCATGTCGCGGTACAACTCCAAGGAAACGGAAGCCAAGTGGCAGGCGGTCTGGGACGAGCGCGGAAGCTTCGTCGCCCACGAGGACCCGGCCCGGCCGAAATACTACGTGCTGGAGATGTTCCCGTACCCGTCGGGGAGGCTCCATGTCGGCCACGCCCGCAACTACGCCATCGGCGACATGGTGGCGCGCTACAAGCGGGCGCGCGGCTTCAACGTGCTCCATCCCATGGGCTGGGACGCCTTCGGCCTGCCGGCGGAGAACGCCGCGATCGCCAACAAGGTGCATCCCGCGACCTGGACCTACGAGAACATCGCGACCATGCGCGCCCAGCTCAAGACGCTGGGCCTCGCCTATGACTGGACGCGCGAGATCGCGACCTGCGCGCCCGAATATTACCGCCACGAACAGAAGATCTTCCTGGACTTCCTGAAGGCGGGCCTGGCCTACCGCAAGGAAAGCTGGGTCAACTGGGACCCGGTCGAGAACACCGTGCTGGCCAACGAGCAGGTGATCGACGGCCGCGGCTGGCGCTCCGGCGCGCCGGTCGAGAAGCGCAAGCTCAGCCAGTGGTTCCTCAAGATCACCCAGTACGCCGACGAGCTGCTGGAAGCCATCGGCACGCTCGACCGCTGGCCGGACAAGGTCCGGACCATGCAGGACAAGTGGATCGGCAAGTCCTCCGGCCTGCGCTTCGCCTTCGACCTGGAGAATGATCCCGACAGGATCGACGTCTTCACGACCCGGCCCGACACGCTGTTCGGCGCCAGCTTCGTCGCGGTGTCGCCCAACCACCCGCTGGCGGCCCGGCTGGCGGCGTCCAACCCGGACCTCGCGGCCTTCATCGCGGAGTGCAACCGCATCGGCACCAGCGAGGCGGCGATCGAGACGGCGGAGAAGCTGGGCTTCGACACCGGGCTGAAGGCGATCCACCCCTTCGTCGAGGGCCGGACCGTGCCGGTCCACGTCGCCAACTTCGTGCTGATGGAATACGGCACCGGCGCCATCTTCGGCTGCCCGGCCCACGACCAGCGCGACCTGGACTTCGCCCGCAAATACGGTCTGCCTGTCCTGCCCGTCGTCATCCCCGATGGTGCCGACCCGGCCGCGTTCGAGATCGGCGCCGAGCCCTATCTCGGCCCCGGCCACCTGGCGAACTCCGGCTTCCTGGACGGGCTGGAGGTCGAGGCGGCCAAGCGTGCCGTGATCGACCGCATGGAAGCCGCCGGCAAGGGCGAGGGCACCACCATCTACCGCCTGCGCGACTGGGGCGTCAGCCGCCAGCGCTACTGGGGCTGCCCGATCCCGGTGATCCATTGCGAAAAGTGCGGCATCGTCCCGGTGCCGGAGCGGGACCTGCCGGTGGAGCTGCCGACCGACGTCAGCTTCGACCAGCCGGGCAACCCGCTGGACCACCATCCGACCTGGAAGCACACGACCTGCCCGGCCTGCGGCGGCGAGGCCCGGCGGGAAACCGACACCTTCGACACCTTCTTCGAAAGCTCCTGGTACTTCGCGCGCTTCTGCTCGCCCCACGACACGGCGACCGCGTTCGACCGGGGTGCCGCCGACTACTGGCTGCCGGTCGACCAGTATATCGGCGGCGTCGAGCATGCGGTGCTCCACCTGCTCTATTCCCGCTTCTTCACCCGCGCCCTCAAGGACTGCGGCTATCTCGGCGTGGCCGAGCCCTTCGCGGGGCTGATGACCCAGGGCATGGTGACCCACGCGACCTACCGCGACGCCTCCGGCCAGTGGCTCTATCCGGAGGAGGTCGAGCATCGCGACGGCCTGACCGTCAGGCGCGGCACCGGCGAGGCGGTGGAGGCCGGCCGGCTGGAGAAGATGAGCAAGTCGAAGAAGAACGTCGTCGGCCTGGAGCACATCATCGACACCTACGGCGCGGACACCATGCGGCTGCTGCTGCTGTCCGACAGCCCGCCGGAACGCGACCTGGAATGGACCGAGTCGGGCATCGACGGCGCCTGGCGCTACGTCGCCCGCGTCTGGCGCCTGATCACCGAGCCGGCGGTGCCCCTGGCCGCCTCCGGCACCCCGGCCCCGGCGGAGATCTCCGCGAAGGGGCAGGCGGTCCGCCGGATCGTGCACAAGACGATCGACGGCTTCGGTGACGACGTCGAGAAATTCCGTTTCAACAAGGCCGTCGCCCGCGCCCGCGAACTGACCAACGCCCTGGCCGAGCTGGACGGCAAAGGCGCCGGCGAGGACTGGGTGCTGCGTGAAGGTTACGAGACGCTGGTCAAGCTGATCGGCCCGATGATGCCGCACCTGGGCGAGGAGCTGTGGCAGGGGCTGGGGCATTCCACCCTGCTGACCGAGTCGCCCTGGCCCGAGGCCGACCCGGCCCTGGTGGTGGACGAGAGCGTGGTGGTCGCGGTCCAGGTCAACGGCAAGCTGCGCGCCCAGATCCCGCTGCCGCGCGACGCCGCCGAGGACGCCGCGCGGGAGGCCGCGCTGGCCGACGCCAACGTGCAGCGGGCCATGGACGGCAAGGCGATCCGCAAGCTGGTCTATGTGCCCAACCGGATCGTCAATGTGGTGGTGTGACCCCGCGGCCCGCCAGGGGATGTAGGCCATGAAGATCCCGGCCGGCCGGATCGAGGGGTTCGTCCGCCGTCCCGATCCCAACGTCCGGGCGGTGCTGTTCTACGGCCCCGACGGCGGCCTGGTGCGCGAGCGGGCCGACACCGTCGCCCGCGGCGTGGTCGAGGACCAGCACGACCCGTTCCGCGTGGTGGACCTGCTGGGTTCCGCGATCGCCAAGGACCCGGCGCGGCTGGCCGACGAGGTGGCATCCCTGTCCCTGACCGGCGGCAGGCGCCTGATCCGGATCCGCGACGCCGACGACGGCGTGACCGGCGCCTTCGCCTCCTTGTTCGAGTCGCTGCCCGGCGGCGACAGCTTGGTGGTGGTCGAGGCCGGCGACCTGTCCAAGGGATCGAAGCTGCGCGCCTTGTTCGAGAACGCCCCGGCCGGCGCCCCGATCCCCTGCTACGTGGAGGACGAATCGGCGCTGGCCGACACCATCGCCGGCATGCTGGCGGCGCACAAGCTGACGGTCAGCGCCGACGCCCGCGACTTCCTGGCGGCCAACCTGGTGGGCGACCGCATGATCGCCCGCGGCGAGATCGAGAAGCTGGTGACCTACATGGGCGAGGGCGGCCGCCGGGTCGAGCTGGAGGACGCCCAGGCCTGCATCGGCGACAGCGGCGCCCTGGAGATGGACGCGCCCTCCTGGGCCGCCGGGGACGGCGACTTCGCCGGGGTGGACCGCGCGCTCCGCCGCCTGTTCGCGGAGGGCATGAGCCCGGTGCCGATCCTCCGTTCCGCCCAGCGGCACTTCCAGCGGCTTCAGCTGGTCGTGGCCCAGGTGGAGAAGGGCGACTCGGTGGAGCGCGCCGTCGCGACCCTGCGCCCGCCGCTGTTCTTCAAGGTCAAGAACCAGTTCACCGGCCAAGTCCGGCGCTGGACCCCGGCGGCGCTCCGCCAGGGGCTGGACCGCCTGACCGAAGCCGAAGCCGACTGCAAGCGAACCAACATGCCCGACGAGACCATCTGCGCCCGAGCCTTCTTCCAGCTCGCCGTCCTGGCCCGCAGCCGCCGCTGAGCGATGACCGTTGATGATCCACAGCGGGCCGGACAAGCGAGAATTTCCTTTTCATCATGACCGGACTTGATCCGGTCATCCACGCGCGAACTCCTTCACGCCGGTTTGCGCGTGGATGCGCGGGTCAAGCCCGCGCATGAAGCAGAAAGAGACGCGATCCGGGCGGCATCGCTGCCCATCGCCGTTATCCGTGGCAAAGAACCCCAGGTTCACTCCGCCGCGTCCCGGTCGGCCTGCTGGCGCGCCCACAGCGCCGCGTAGGCGCCGCCCCGCGCCAGGAGGGCGGCGTGGGTGCCGCGTTCCACCGCCCGGCCGTCCTCCAGCACCAGGATCTCGTCGGCATGGACCACGGTGGACAGCCGGTGGGCGATCACGACCGTCGTGGTGCCGCGGCTGACCTCGCGCAGGCTCTGCTGGATCGCCAGCTCCGTGTGGCTGTCCAGCGCGGAGGTCGCCTCGTCGAACAGGAACAGGCGCGGCCGCTTCAGGATCGCGCGGGCGATCGCGACCCGCTGCTTCTCTCCCCCCGACAGCTTCAGCCCGCGCTCGCCGACCAGGCTGTCGTAGCCGTCGGGCAGGCTGGAGATGAAGTCGTGGATCCGGGCGAGGCGGGCAGCCCGCTCGACCTCCGCCCGCGAGGCTCCCGGCCGGCCGAAGGCGATGTTGTACAGGATCGTGTCGTTGAACAGCACCGTGTCCTGGGGCACCACGGCGATCGCGGCGCGCAGGCTCGCCTGGGTGACCGAGGATATGTCGGCGCCGTCGAACAGGATGCGGCCCGATGTCGGGTCGTAGAACCGGAACAGCAGGCGCCCGATCGTCGATTTCCCGGCGCCGCTCGGCCCCACGATCGCCAGCGTGCCCCCCGGCGGCAACTCGAACGAGACGTCGCGCAGCACCGGCCGGCGCGGGTCGTAGGCGAAGCCGACCCGGTCGAACCGCAGCCTGCCGGGACCGTCGGGCAGGGTGCCGGCATCCGGCGCGTCGGCCACCTCGGCGGGCTGGTTCAGCAGCTCCAGCATCTGCTCCACGTCGGTCAGCGACTGCTTGATCGAGCGGTAGAGCTGGCCCAGCCGATCGAGCGGGCGGATCAGCTGGAGCAGGTAGGTGTTGACCAGCACGAAATCGCCGACCGTCATGGCGCCGGCCGCCACCCGGCTCGCCGCCAGCAGGATCATCGCGGTCAGCCCCGCCCCCAGGATCGAGACCTGGAGGATGCCGGTCAGGCTGCGCCACAGCATGGCGTTGACGGTCAGCCGCTCGACCTCGCGCAGCGCCCCCTCGTACCGTCCGGCGATGTGCTCCTCGTTGCCGAAATACTTGACCGTCTCGTAGTTCAGCAGGCTGTCCACCGCCTTGCCGTGCGCCTCGGCGCCTTCCGCGACCGCCCGGCGCTGCCGCCGGCGCAGCCATTCCGACCCGATCACCAGGCAGAATCCGTAGAGCGCCAGCGTCGCCACGGTGATCCCGGCGAAGGCTGCGCCGAAGGATCCCAGCAGCACGGCGCAGATGATCGCGATCTCGGCGAACAGCGGCAGGATCAGGAAGACCACGTCGAACAGCAATTCCCGGATGCCGCGCATGCCGTTGTCGAGCACCCGGCTGATCTGCCCGGTGCGCCGGCCCAGGTGGAACCGCAGGCTCAGCTCGTGGACATGGCGGAACACGGCCATGCCCATGTGGCGCTGCATCCGCTGCTCGATCGGGCCGTAAAGGGCCCAGCGCAGCTCGTTGAACACCTTGGCGAGCCACTGCATGGCGCCGTAGGCGAGCAGCAGGGCGACCGGGACCACCGCCAATTCCGTCCCGGCCGGCGCCGAGATGCTGTCGACCGCGCGGGCGAACAGGATCGGCACCGTCGCGTTGAGCGCCGCCGTCAGGCACAGCAGCGCCATGGACACCACCAGCCGGACCCGCAGCCCGCGGTCGTCGCGCGGCCACAGGAACGGCAGCATCAGGCGCAGGACCCGGATGTTCACGGACGGCAATGCCGGGGCGTCGGAGGGCCGTTCGTTCAGGATGCGCGGCATGGCCCGCTCAGGCCGGTTTCGGCAGCGACTGGAACGCCTTGCGGATGCCGTTGCGGGTATAGGGCTTGGGCAGGAACACCGCGTCCAGCCCTGCTTCCCCCGGGCCGTCCCGGACCGCGCCGCCGTAGCCGGAGGCGACGATGACCCGCAGGCCGGGATATCCTTCCAGCGCCTCGCGGGCCAGCTCCAGGCCGGATCGCCCCGGCAGCCCGATGTCGGTGAACAGCACGTCGATGCGGCCGCCATCCAGCGCGCTCATCGCCGCGTCGGCGTCCGAAACCGCCGTCACGCTGTGTCCCAGGGCCTCGAGCATGTCCGTGGTGGATGCCTGGATGATCCCGTCGTCCTCCACCAGAAGCACGCGCAGGCCCTGCGACGGCTCCTCCGCGCGCCCCGGCCGGGCGATGGCCGGGGTCAGCGGAACCGGGCGCGCGGCCTGCCGCTGCCGCTGGTTGGCCAGCAGGTGCCG contains:
- a CDS encoding type II toxin-antitoxin system death-on-curing family toxin, whose product is MSPAEMSPAEMNLVVEEATIQGRRFLNPPLQALLDLHGELLAEHGGAPGLRDPGALEASLARPFQPNADVDDKLTIFDLAAALCVSICRSHPFVDGNKRAAFAALGVTLGLNGFELDATEREAADRILDLAAGALSEDRFRDWVADHSYPIDPDP
- a CDS encoding AbrB/MazE/SpoVT family DNA-binding domain-containing protein, which translates into the protein MHTTKLTKIGNSTGLTVPRDVLASAGLSRGDEVAVEVRDGKIEITKADDGYNQAMEIGRRFAARYRRTMAILSK
- a CDS encoding porin — translated: MRNILLATTALAAVAGFASAANAQIKVTLGGYTEFFAATFDEDAVNNSSERDFQIETEILIRADGKADNGLLYGAKIELQNTGISGTNPPNSNGITTDEASVYLGGSWGRIELGDFDGASDTLVIVAPIYGVGQIDGDYSDFITGQPNGGYYAFDSSDATKVMYLTPRVAGFQGGVSYTPQNGNEGQSVVTAKQITNYKDLVEFGVNYTGDFSGVGVALAFTGSTAAGNSNAGVQGAQDYTALYAGGQVKYAGFAFGGGYADNDKANMTTGNALTRANIDSFGDQSVWHVGLGYTTGPIAISGTYMENDGVRGTNWSEYKAYGVGGVYTVAPGMLLQSDVMFIDDETRLLTAGKNSAKTSNEGFVWLISTRLNF
- a CDS encoding porin; this translates as MRKFLLATTATAAVCAFAAQAQAQVTVTLGGYTEFFAATYDDDTGSDRTSREFQFEAEIVVKADGKADNGLLYGAKIELQNTGISDTTNTTGVTIDEASVYLGGTWGRLELGDFDGASDTLKIYAPVVGVEQIDGDYVDFAGGQPNFGMHIPNSGDVTKIMYLTPRIAGFQAGASYTPESDSEGQNVVLRKNFSTYKDIGEFGVNYTGEFGGLGVALGATLTTASSGSTSDVEDFTAWNLGAQFTFGGFAFGGGYVDAGDFLLPTTGAIDDDQTAWHVGGSYTVGPFAVAASYLNAEGYTGAYGGSTDYSDDYQAFSVGATYALAPGMILETEVTFFEDDVLTGTRGATVKGSNDGYVFVVGTRLDF
- a CDS encoding GIY-YIG nuclease family protein is translated as MELGGWVYMMANRPDGTLYVGVTADLARRAYEHRKRTSNRFTKRYNVQRLVWLERYDDIRLAIQREKNIKHWPRAWKVALIVVANPEWRDLYEDLMK
- a CDS encoding DUF3576 domain-containing protein; its protein translation is MARFPLPNVQMRNTQGAPTRRKSAAALLGVLGATLLLSGCGGVQPEAKFPDPDEDKRYRYGSLLGGEGGFTLLGPRRAESGPQDGQGIGVNSYLWRASLDTLAFMPIASADPFGGVILTDWYSPPETPNERFKVNLYILDRQLRADGVRVSVFRQQRAGTGPNGGEWRDSGVSTETASRLEDTILTRARQIRIAQTADSR
- the leuS gene encoding leucine--tRNA ligase, whose product is MSRYNSKETEAKWQAVWDERGSFVAHEDPARPKYYVLEMFPYPSGRLHVGHARNYAIGDMVARYKRARGFNVLHPMGWDAFGLPAENAAIANKVHPATWTYENIATMRAQLKTLGLAYDWTREIATCAPEYYRHEQKIFLDFLKAGLAYRKESWVNWDPVENTVLANEQVIDGRGWRSGAPVEKRKLSQWFLKITQYADELLEAIGTLDRWPDKVRTMQDKWIGKSSGLRFAFDLENDPDRIDVFTTRPDTLFGASFVAVSPNHPLAARLAASNPDLAAFIAECNRIGTSEAAIETAEKLGFDTGLKAIHPFVEGRTVPVHVANFVLMEYGTGAIFGCPAHDQRDLDFARKYGLPVLPVVIPDGADPAAFEIGAEPYLGPGHLANSGFLDGLEVEAAKRAVIDRMEAAGKGEGTTIYRLRDWGVSRQRYWGCPIPVIHCEKCGIVPVPERDLPVELPTDVSFDQPGNPLDHHPTWKHTTCPACGGEARRETDTFDTFFESSWYFARFCSPHDTATAFDRGAADYWLPVDQYIGGVEHAVLHLLYSRFFTRALKDCGYLGVAEPFAGLMTQGMVTHATYRDASGQWLYPEEVEHRDGLTVRRGTGEAVEAGRLEKMSKSKKNVVGLEHIIDTYGADTMRLLLLSDSPPERDLEWTESGIDGAWRYVARVWRLITEPAVPLAASGTPAPAEISAKGQAVRRIVHKTIDGFGDDVEKFRFNKAVARARELTNALAELDGKGAGEDWVLREGYETLVKLIGPMMPHLGEELWQGLGHSTLLTESPWPEADPALVVDESVVVAVQVNGKLRAQIPLPRDAAEDAAREAALADANVQRAMDGKAIRKLVYVPNRIVNVVV
- the holA gene encoding DNA polymerase III subunit delta, giving the protein MKIPAGRIEGFVRRPDPNVRAVLFYGPDGGLVRERADTVARGVVEDQHDPFRVVDLLGSAIAKDPARLADEVASLSLTGGRRLIRIRDADDGVTGAFASLFESLPGGDSLVVVEAGDLSKGSKLRALFENAPAGAPIPCYVEDESALADTIAGMLAAHKLTVSADARDFLAANLVGDRMIARGEIEKLVTYMGEGGRRVELEDAQACIGDSGALEMDAPSWAAGDGDFAGVDRALRRLFAEGMSPVPILRSAQRHFQRLQLVVAQVEKGDSVERAVATLRPPLFFKVKNQFTGQVRRWTPAALRQGLDRLTEAEADCKRTNMPDETICARAFFQLAVLARSRR
- a CDS encoding ABCB family ABC transporter ATP-binding protein/permease, which produces MPRILNERPSDAPALPSVNIRVLRLMLPFLWPRDDRGLRVRLVVSMALLCLTAALNATVPILFARAVDSISAPAGTELAVVPVALLLAYGAMQWLAKVFNELRWALYGPIEQRMQRHMGMAVFRHVHELSLRFHLGRRTGQISRVLDNGMRGIRELLFDVVFLILPLFAEIAIICAVLLGSFGAAFAGITVATLALYGFCLVIGSEWLRRRQRRAVAEGAEAHGKAVDSLLNYETVKYFGNEEHIAGRYEGALREVERLTVNAMLWRSLTGILQVSILGAGLTAMILLAASRVAAGAMTVGDFVLVNTYLLQLIRPLDRLGQLYRSIKQSLTDVEQMLELLNQPAEVADAPDAGTLPDGPGRLRFDRVGFAYDPRRPVLRDVSFELPPGGTLAIVGPSGAGKSTIGRLLFRFYDPTSGRILFDGADISSVTQASLRAAIAVVPQDTVLFNDTILYNIAFGRPGASRAEVERAARLARIHDFISSLPDGYDSLVGERGLKLSGGEKQRVAIARAILKRPRLFLFDEATSALDSHTELAIQQSLREVSRGTTTVVIAHRLSTVVHADEILVLEDGRAVERGTHAALLARGGAYAALWARQQADRDAAE